One Spirochaetota bacterium DNA window includes the following coding sequences:
- a CDS encoding potassium transporter Kup, translating into MAEKNIIPADKPHRTGIIALTLAALGIVYGDIGTSPLYALRICFTEHGSAAPTPENVLGVLSLIIWAVILLVSVKYMLYVLRADNKGEGGILALMNLSRRGLTGAKAALITGLGLFGAALLYGDSLITPVISVLSALEGLTVIDHSFTPFIVPISLVVLIALFAFQRLGTSGIGTVFGPVMILWFLSLAVLGMISLVETPYVLNAFNPLHAVNFALHNGGKAFLTLGGVFLVLTGGEAIYADIGHMGKGAVRLGWYVLVLPALLMNYLGQGALLLRDPANLSGLFFRLAPAWAVLPMTLLSTAATVIASQAVISGAFSLARQSVQLSYNPRMNIIHTSHTMIGQVYVPVVNWLLLAGTIILTLSFQKSDNLAAAYGVAVSCTMLITTVLMFVMAVYQWKWNIVLAAVLSCVFVVIDLCFFGANIMKVMNGGFISLLIALAVFIAMIVWRRGRELVKKRIDAESLPVALFVRDVVSRHPRRTPGTGIFLSGNPEGIPRTLLHNFKFNQTLHETTVLMTVQTVEEPTAPEAERISVIGLGEGLFRVIVKFGYMQQHNLPSLFERVVLNGVSLNALTATYFLGKESFVPAKKPLLWPPWRGLFIFLARNARDASAYYNLPVNRVIELGMQMEV; encoded by the coding sequence ATGGCTGAGAAAAATATCATTCCTGCCGACAAACCGCACCGCACCGGCATCATCGCGCTTACGCTTGCGGCGCTCGGCATCGTCTATGGCGATATCGGTACAAGTCCGCTCTATGCACTTCGGATCTGTTTTACGGAACACGGATCGGCAGCGCCCACACCGGAGAATGTGCTCGGCGTGCTCTCGCTCATCATCTGGGCCGTCATACTCCTTGTCTCCGTGAAATACATGCTGTATGTCCTCAGGGCGGACAATAAGGGCGAAGGCGGCATACTCGCGCTCATGAACCTTTCGCGCAGGGGTCTCACCGGTGCAAAGGCGGCGCTCATCACGGGGCTCGGGCTTTTTGGCGCGGCGCTCCTTTACGGCGACAGCCTTATCACACCCGTCATATCCGTGCTCTCCGCGCTCGAGGGTCTTACCGTGATCGATCACAGCTTCACGCCGTTCATCGTGCCGATATCGCTCGTCGTGCTCATAGCGCTCTTTGCCTTCCAGCGCCTGGGGACTTCCGGCATCGGCACTGTTTTCGGCCCGGTCATGATACTGTGGTTCCTTTCGCTCGCAGTACTCGGCATGATATCGCTCGTAGAGACGCCGTATGTGCTCAACGCGTTCAATCCCCTTCACGCCGTGAACTTTGCGCTGCATAACGGCGGCAAGGCATTCCTCACGCTCGGCGGTGTATTCCTTGTGCTCACCGGCGGAGAAGCTATCTATGCCGATATCGGTCACATGGGCAAGGGCGCCGTACGGCTCGGCTGGTATGTCCTCGTGCTCCCTGCGCTTCTCATGAATTATCTCGGACAGGGCGCGCTCTTGCTGCGCGATCCGGCGAACCTCAGCGGCCTTTTCTTCCGTCTCGCCCCGGCGTGGGCCGTACTTCCGATGACCCTTCTCTCGACGGCGGCAACCGTCATCGCGTCACAGGCGGTCATCTCAGGTGCGTTCTCGCTCGCGCGGCAGTCGGTGCAGCTCTCGTATAATCCGCGCATGAACATCATTCACACATCGCACACGATGATCGGACAGGTCTATGTGCCCGTGGTCAACTGGCTCCTGCTCGCCGGCACCATCATTCTTACGCTCTCGTTCCAGAAGTCGGATAATCTCGCCGCGGCGTATGGTGTGGCCGTATCTTGCACCATGCTCATCACCACCGTCCTCATGTTCGTCATGGCCGTGTACCAATGGAAATGGAATATCGTGCTCGCGGCGGTGCTTTCGTGCGTGTTCGTCGTCATCGACCTTTGCTTCTTCGGCGCGAACATCATGAAGGTCATGAACGGCGGTTTCATCTCGCTCCTCATCGCGCTTGCGGTGTTCATTGCCATGATAGTCTGGCGGCGAGGGCGCGAACTTGTGAAAAAACGCATCGATGCAGAATCGCTCCCGGTGGCGCTGTTCGTCCGCGACGTCGTGAGCCGCCATCCCCGAAGGACGCCCGGCACGGGTATTTTCCTTTCCGGGAACCCGGAAGGCATACCGCGCACGCTCCTGCACAATTTCAAATTCAATCAGACGCTGCATGAGACGACGGTGCTCATGACCGTACAGACCGTGGAAGAACCGACCGCACCGGAAGCGGAGCGCATATCCGTCATCGGCCTCGGCGAGGGACTGTTCCGCGTCATCGTGAAATTCGGCTACATGCAGCAGCACAATCTCCCTTCACTCTTCGAACGCGTCGTGCTCAACGGCGTAAGTCTCAATGCGCTGACGGCGACCTATTTCCTCGGTAAGGAATCGTTCGTCCCGGCGAAAAAGCCGCTCCTGTGGCCGCCGTGGCGCGGGCTTTTCATCTTCCTCGCTCGTAATGCGCGTGACGCGTCGGCATACTACAATCTTCCGGTCAACCGCGTTATTGAATTGGGCATGCAGATGGAAGTGTAA
- a CDS encoding HEPN domain-containing protein, with translation MPRKTDSNNPADWLLIAGEELAGVKHLISEKIAYAMCASKLAEILEKTLKAELIRTGWQLIKIHDLVKLADELRSRDPLLADRVQALCESLAEKYIIGRYPGFDREEENWNEIRVQADEVAHFLSDIQGRIATKR, from the coding sequence TTGCCGCGTAAAACCGATTCGAATAATCCTGCGGATTGGCTTCTGATAGCCGGCGAGGAACTTGCCGGTGTGAAGCATTTGATCTCCGAGAAGATAGCGTATGCCATGTGTGCAAGTAAACTGGCTGAAATATTGGAAAAAACCCTTAAAGCAGAGTTGATCCGTACCGGCTGGCAGCTGATAAAGATCCATGACCTTGTCAAGCTTGCCGATGAGCTGAGATCGCGGGATCCGCTCTTGGCCGATCGTGTTCAAGCGCTCTGCGAATCTCTTGCGGAAAAATATATCATCGGCCGATATCCCGGTTTTGACCGTGAGGAAGAGAACTGGAACGAGATCCGTGTGCAGGCAGACGAAGTGGCGCATTTCCTTTCGGACATACAAGGGCGTATCGCCACGAAGCGGTAA
- a CDS encoding nucleotidyltransferase domain-containing protein, which translates to MLTRCLEAFSSVMPIEAIYLFGSHARGEAGPDSDIDLCIVSTGAVHQLTAAVLLRRATREIRPKPAFSLLPIDPVRLKEKQSMGDFFFQTILREGIILAA; encoded by the coding sequence GTGCTTACGCGATGCCTCGAGGCCTTCAGTTCGGTGATGCCGATCGAGGCGATATATCTCTTCGGATCTCACGCCCGCGGTGAGGCCGGTCCGGATAGCGATATTGACTTGTGCATCGTAAGCACAGGCGCCGTCCATCAGCTTACGGCCGCCGTTCTTTTGCGCCGTGCTACACGCGAGATACGCCCAAAGCCGGCGTTTTCGCTTTTGCCGATCGATCCGGTGCGCCTGAAAGAAAAACAGTCCATGGGCGATTTTTTTTTCCAGACAATATTACGTGAAGGCATTATTCTTGCCGCGTAA
- a CDS encoding MTAP family purine nucleoside phosphorylase, which produces MESLAIIGGSNGYRIISEAKITFLGEKRITTPFGKSEPIFIIQNDPIPVYYLSRHGQKGYSIAAPFVNYRANIYALKKLGVSSIISWSGPGAIDTSYQVGDLVLPEDILDETRYRERTFYKGSGLGFVRQNPVFCPTIRSFLKTVMAKMNEPVREGGVYVCTDGPRLETKAEIRKFALSGASFVGMTLAPECFLARELEMCYHPLCYITNYAEGVVERAYKSGELFEGMNTGAETEKFKRAVSRLPDIVRAVAEHASTAGNADCVCRKSMERYKKRGDIKNDWWEKIQDR; this is translated from the coding sequence ATGGAATCGCTCGCGATAATCGGCGGAAGCAACGGCTATCGGATAATATCCGAGGCGAAGATAACGTTCCTCGGGGAAAAGCGCATCACGACACCGTTCGGGAAGAGCGAGCCGATATTCATCATTCAGAACGATCCGATACCGGTATACTATCTTTCGCGGCACGGGCAGAAGGGCTATTCCATCGCGGCCCCCTTCGTCAATTACCGCGCGAACATCTATGCACTGAAAAAGCTCGGCGTTTCTTCCATAATAAGCTGGAGCGGCCCCGGCGCTATCGATACATCGTATCAGGTCGGCGATCTCGTTCTGCCGGAAGACATCCTCGATGAAACGCGCTATCGCGAGCGTACATTCTACAAAGGATCGGGCCTCGGTTTCGTGCGGCAGAATCCCGTGTTCTGTCCGACCATCAGATCATTCCTGAAAACTGTCATGGCGAAGATGAACGAGCCTGTGCGCGAGGGCGGCGTCTATGTGTGCACTGACGGCCCGCGTCTTGAAACGAAGGCGGAGATACGGAAATTCGCCTTGAGCGGTGCGTCGTTCGTCGGCATGACGCTTGCGCCGGAATGCTTTCTCGCACGTGAACTCGAGATGTGTTATCATCCATTGTGCTATATCACCAATTATGCCGAGGGCGTCGTCGAGCGCGCGTACAAGAGCGGCGAACTTTTCGAGGGCATGAACACCGGTGCTGAGACCGAGAAATTCAAGCGAGCGGTGAGCCGCCTGCCGGATATCGTTCGTGCCGTAGCGGAGCATGCATCGACCGCGGGCAATGCGGACTGTGTGTGCCGAAAGAGCATGGAGCGGTATAAAAAGCGCGGCGATATTAAAAATGATTGGTGGGAAAAAATACAAGACAGATAA